The DNA region CGGTTCCATCAATTCTATGGGGCTACCAAACCATGGTTTGGCCTACTATCTGGATTACCTTTTAGAATTGCAAGAAGCTGAGCCAGAGAAACGCTTCATCTTGTCTTTGGTCGGGATGTCGCCCGATGAGACCCATGAGATTTTGAAAAGAGTCCAAGACAGTAACTTTAAAGGCTTGATTGAGCTGAATCTTTCCTGTCCAAATGTCCCTGGAAAACCCCAGATTGCCTATGATTTTGAAATGACAGAGAAGCTCTTGTACACGGTATTTACCTACTTTACCAAGCCGCTGGGAATCAAATTGCCACCCTATTTTGACATCGTTCATTTTGATCAAGCAGCTACTATTTTTAATCAATTCCCTCTTGCTTTCATCAATTGTGTTAATTCGATTGGCAATGGGCTTTACATAGAGGATGAGTCAGTTGTTATCAAGCCGAAAAATGGCTTTGGTGGTATTGGTGGTGAGTACATTAAGCCAACTGCTCTGGCTAATGTACATGCCTTCTATCAACGCCTAAGACCTAATATTCAGATTGTAGGAACAGGTGGTATCTTGACAGGACGTGATGCCTTTGAGCATATTCTTTGTGGCGCTAGTATGGTCCAAATCGGGACAACTCTTCAAAAAGAAGGGATCGTTGCCTTTGAACGTATTACTGCTGAATTACAAGCAATTATGACAGAAAAGGGTTATGAAACGATTGAAGATTTTCGTGGGAAATTGCAGTATATTGACTGAGATAACTGGGGATCTGCCCTCTAGCCTTTGTACTTTTCAGAAAGATCAAGCTATAAGATAGTAATGTGGCTGATTTTCAACTTCTAAAGGTTTCCCAAACCTTTGGAGCTCTCTACAGCATCAACTTTTGCCTGTCTTTGATTTAAAAAGTTCCAAAGCTTTTATTAACTCTGGAACTTTTTGTTGCAATTTTTTGTATCTTTTTTGATCATGTTTATAGGTCTTTAAAATTTCTTCTTTATAAAATCTACCTTTGCTTCACTTCAGTAGCTCTTTCAGATGATATGCACAGGTTAGCTTCCTGCCTTCGGTTCTCATCAGAAAAGTTTCCTGATCTTTTTAGTTGCCTACACTTGTGAATTTCGTCATTCCATAGCGGAAGAGCTTATAGTTAATTGCAAAGATTAGAGCTACTACGATTGGTAATGCCAAGCCCCACATAGATAGGTCGAAGAAGTAGAGAGCTGGGAGATAGGCTGTAAATGCGTAAGGGAAGATAAAAATTAACAGAAACTGGATAAGTCTTGGGTAAATATTAAGAGGATATTGAGCCATCTGGTTGAGGGAAAAAATTCCCATCGTCAGAGGGAAGGACTCTACAATCCAAAAGGCAAGCGCTGTTGGTCCAAGTTGAATAGCTGCGTAGAGTAGACCGATACAAATGGTAATGAAAATCAGTAACAATAATTTCCAGAAGGACCACTCCATACTAAGTTCATTGGAAGCCTGAATAAGGGCTAGAATACCGATGAGAGTCGTTCCGATTCCTTGGGGCTGGATTCGTTCGCAAATGAGCTGAAATAAGGGATTGACAGGCATGAGGAGCAGTCGTTCAAATTCTCCCTTCCGAATATAGCGACTGCCAAACAACCAAAGATTATCAAAGAAAATCAAATGAATGGATCGTCCTGCTGTTGCAATACCGTAGATAAAGAGCATTTGTCCATAGTTAAAGCCAGCAATTTCCTTGATATTACCAAATAGAATATTGAGGAAAACCAGGTAAACAATTTGTTCAATCAAAGAGGAGAATAGTCCGATAAAAAAATCCATCCGAAAGGACATTTGAGCCATCATAAAGACTTTGATATTATAGAAATAGAGGTTGATGTACTTCTTCATAATTAACCTCCAAAGATGACGATGCGGCGTTTGGCTTGGGACCAAAGCAAAGCGATAAAGCCAAATAAGATAGGAATCCATAAAGCCTGCAAACCAAGTGCAGTTAAGTTGCTTTCTTTTCCTAATAGGATAGAAACTGGGACGTTGACTGCATAATTGTAGGGCAGGAACCGAAGGATGTTTTCTACAGCCTGTGGATAAAAGCTAAGAGGCAAAAGTGCCCCCGAAGCTAGGTTGAAGAGACCATTTCTAAGTAGCATGACACCCCAAGCATTGACCGTAAAGAAAGCTAGAAAACCAAAAGCCATATCCAACAACTGAACGATGAACATACCTAGTAGCGAGCTGAGGAGGAAAATCAGAATGGTTCGGCCATCGGGCAGATAGAAATCTTGGTGGATCAGCACTATTCCGATAAATATAAAGGAGAACTTAAAGAGTTCTAAAAGTTTGTCGCCTAGGTCTTTGAAAAAAAGAGATACAATAAAGGAGTAGGGTCTCAGAAATTCTCCAGCGATACTTCCGTCTAAAATACGATAGGAAAGTTCTTTGCCTAGTGAAAAGGAGTTGAGACTGGCTAAAAGGTTGGCAAAGATGATGTAGGTGGTAAAGGTCTGCAATGTAAAACCGTTCACTTCTGGTTGAGTAAAGAAAATAGTTTTCCAAACATAGAGAGCCACTAAAATTTTCACCGCCAGAGAAACAAAGCTTGCCACAAAGAATGCCTTATACTGCAAGGCGGTCATCATCATGAGTCGAGTCAAGTAAAAATACTTACGCATGAATACCCTCCTCATAGATTTGTCGGATCATGGTCTCGATCTCTAGTTCTTTCATTGTTACATCTTCAATGACGAAATGATTGAATACCTGCTCAATGACTTGAGCGCTGGTCCATACCTTACTCTGGTAGCGGATTTCAAAGTGAAAATCATCTTTACGCTCAAATTCCAAACCTTCCAGCTTCAATTCTTTCTCAACTGGTTTCTCGGTAGAAAAGAGAATAGTTTTAACAGTTGAAAAGCGTTCTTTGAGGGCTGTGAGCGAACCATCATAGACCTTTTTACCCTCGTCAATAATGAAAATTCGCTCGCAGAGGCTTTCAATATCCTTCATATCGTGAGAGGTGATCAAGAAAGTCGTCTGATAGCGTTGGTTCATATAGCGGATAAAGGAACGAATGGTTTCCTTGACACTGGCATCTAAGCCAATGGTTGGTTCATCTAGAAAGACAACAGCAGGTTGATGGATGAAGATAGCTGCAAATTCACAGCGAACGCGTTGGCCTAAGGAGAGGTTGCGAACCGGCTGTTTCATGATGTCTGCTAAGTCTAGTAGTTCAATTAAGCTAGCCAGTCTTTCCTTGAAGACTGCATCTGGAACATCATAGATTTTGGCATGAAGGATAAAGGATTCCTGTACGGGCAAATTCCAATCCAGATGAGATTTTTGACCGAATAGAACACCGATTTGCTTGTTGACAGTTTTGCGATTTTCCTGAGGGTTGAGTCCATTGATGTAGACCTGTCCTTGGTCAGGATGGAGAACACCCGTCAGCATTTTGATAGTGGTTGATTTTCCAGAGCCATTAGATCCGATATAGCCGATGATTTCTCCCTTTTTTACTTGTAAAGAAATGTCTTGGACAGCCGGAATGGATTTTTTCTTAGGTTTAAAAAAAGCCTTAATAGAACCCTTTAGTCCGACTTCTTTGTCAACGACAGAATAGGTTTTTGAAAGATGTTCTGCTTGAATCATATTTGTTCCTCTTTTTTTATGGAAAACGTTTGCGCGTGTATTATAACAGAAAAAAGCTATAGATGCAAGAGGAGTTTGTATCAAAAATAAATAGAACCAACTGTTCAATTTGAGCAGTTGGTCTTTCATGTTATTTCTGATTGGTGATGGCACTCTTTTCCGGATCGTTATGTGCAATGCGACTGGCAGCCGCAGCTGCAATGGCACAGATGATGTCGTTAAGGAAGGTGTGGCAATGCGGACTATCTTTTCTGTTGAGCTTGGCAATAATACCTGGCTTGGATTTGTCTAAATATCCATAGTTGGTAAAACCAATCGTCCCATAGAGGTTGACAATAGATAGGCCAAGAATTTCATCAATACCATATAGGCCTTCATCATTTATCAAGATTGACTGGAGAGGTTGAGAAATGAATCCCTGCTCAGCTAGTTTATCAATCTCAACTCCAGTCATAATGGCATTTTGTACTTCTCGCTTGGCAAGAACAGCTTCGACATTTTCTAAGCATTCTGCTAGAGTCAAATCGGAGATGTATTTATTTTGTAAGTGCATAACTAAGGTAGCAATATCTTCAAGTTGAATCCCTCTTTCTTCCAACAGGTCACGGGAGTAGTTTTGTAGGTTATCGCTTGTCATCTCTGGACGTCTCCTTTCTCATAATGAAATCTATTGTACCAGAAAAATGTCCCCTTCGCGAATGATTGTATTGTAATATAGCATAATGCTCTAATTATCAAAGAAAACCAGCCTAGTTCATACACATTAAGCTGGTTTTTATCATACTGCAATACTAAAAATCAGTCATGGACAGGCCTTCTAGGAGGGGAATGAAATAAAGCAGTTTGTGTTTTTATTGTTTTTGATAGCAGATTGGAAGGCTCTACCATTTTTTCACATGACAAGGTATTGTCTCGATTTATTAGTTTGGTGTTCGTAGGTTGATGGTAGCATTTGTTGCTCCAAGAGTCAGCTTATTTTTACTACCCTTTTTTTCAAGGGTTAAGGTCTGTTTATCACCTTCTTGTTTTACAGTGAGTTTTTCGTACTTGTCTTTAGTAAAAATACCAACATGTTCAGCCTGTTCTTTGAAGTAACTCGTATTCCCAACAATGTCCTTCAATTCTTCTTCTGTATTGTAGTGATAACCTAGGTGTTTTGCTAAACTCTTCATATCTGTTTTCGTGCTGATATTGAGATTAAGATCTTGTAAACTCTTATCGGTCAAGTCGAGATTGGTGACGGTCAGAGCTTGATTTGTTGTCGGAGTAAAGATGTTTTCACCTAGTAAGGTTGCATTGGACACGTGTAGATTTTGGTAGCCTTGGATTTTCACATTTTCCAAGCTAGTATCAGAAAGTTTGGCGCTTTCTTCGGAGTTTGAGACTGAGACGCTAATGTTTTTCAGTTTTGATTGATCTACGGAAACATAAGAGGTATCAATTGTGCCACCATCCATTTGAACATTATTGAGATGCAGTCTAGCTGATAGGTTAACTTCTTTGATATGAACATTTTCAATTGTCAAGGGGCTAGAACCATAATAGTAGGGATAGTGATTTCCTTCTAATTTTGCTAATCCCTTGTTCTTAGGGACTCGAATGATAACGGTCTGTGCATCTGTCCTGTTGGAGGCCAGATGTTCTCCAAAAAATTGCATGATTCCTGTGATAGAAAGTTCCCGATCTTTTGCTGTCAGAGTTAGGACGCCGTCTTTTTCAGAAATTTTGAGTGACGGAAAGATATGGTTTTTAGAGTTGGTATAGGTTATGTGGTAGTTATCATCGGTAGATTCCCGGATGGTAATATCGCGGTGGATAAAATCAAGCTTGAGTGTATGTAGATTCGTATAAGTTTGATGGATTTGTTTAGGTGTAGCGATTTTTTCCAAGCTGGTGATGCCGCCAGAGAAAAATCCGATTCCTGCTAAAATTAAGCCCGTAATTAAGCTAACAAAACCGGCAATAATTGCCATTGTCAATTTCTTTTTCATGCTCGTTTACCTCGTTTCAATATCCATTTAAAGCAAGCCTTAACCAGCCACCAAGACCAGTAAGCGAAAAATCCTGTTAGGATATAAAGAAGAATGGAACCACCGATGAGAGAGAGGCCGGAACCAAAACCCATGAGGAAGACATTAAAATCTTGAGAAAGCAGGCTAAATCCTTCCCAAATCAAGTAGGCTCCTCCGATGAAAAGTCCTATGCCTAACGCTAGCCCACCAATCAGAAAGCCTAGAACTAGGAAAATGAGAAAAATCAAGGCTCCGCCTAAAAGAAGTGTAGCTGGAATAGCGATTGGAAGAGATAGAATGGCTAAGAAAGCTAACCAGACAGTCTTTTTGACCGCTCGAAATTCCTGTAAGTTTTTCCCAAGGTAGAAAGCTCCACAAATCGCGCCAATGAAAATACCAAATATTCCTAGAACAGATCCAGAGGAGAGAAAGAACCAGGACAACAGAAAAGTGAACGCAAGGGCAACAAAGACATAGATCGGATGGTTATTTGGCTTCGTGCTATCTATCAGTTTGTCGCTATCCTTTGTTTCTCCTTCAATATGTCGACTGAGCATGTTATTGATTAGCTCACTGGCAGCCTCTTTAGGAGAGCCTAATTCTTCTATGATAGCTGATTCTTTTTCTGGACCAGCTTCATCAAAATATTCGTTGAAAAAAGTAATAGCTTCTTGGAATTCTTTGTGTGGTAATTTTTTCAAGTATTTTTCCAACTGAGCCATGTATTCAGATCTTGTCATGACGGATGCTCCCTTCTATGATGCCGCTTATTGTATTGGTATAGGTATCCCAGTCATCTTTGAGGCGAATCAATTCTTCGTGACCTAACTGGGTCAGACTATAGTATTTCCTCATCCTTCCCTGATATTCACGGGAATAGGTAGTCAAAAAGTCATTTTGTTCTAATCGTTTTAGAATGGGATAAAGGGCTGATTCCTTTATATTGGAGATCAGTTTGATTGTCTGGCAAATTTCATACCCATAGGAATCATCAGATTCCAATATGGCCATGATGAGAAATTCTGTCAGCACCGCAGGAACTGGAAAATGCATGGCAGTCACTCCTTTCTCTCGTTTTGTTAGCAGTGGATATAGAATTGACATATATATAAAACAACCATATATCAAAAAATGCTATATATAAAATATACACCTACAAGAAGAAATTGTCAAGCAGATATATAAAATAAATAAAAAAATACGGTCGAAGTTCCGACCGTAAGGGTATCTTTTGTTTTGGTAGCCTTCAAGGCTATGCTTGGAGTTCCAGCGGTTAACAGTAAAGAAAAGCTAGGAAATTAGTCAACGTATAATTTTGACTTATTGCTTAGCCAACTATAAAGAAGACCAATCAAGAGACCACCGCCGGCATAGTTTCCAAGTCCGGAGAAGAGGAAGTTGCTTAGGATACTGAGGACGTTCATCCCTTCAACAGGACCGCCATTTGAAAAGAAGGCGAGTGAGAAAGTAGAGAAGTTGGCTATAACGTGTTCAAAACCAAGGAAGGCAAAGATAAAGATGATGAAAATCAACGAAATAACACGACCAGCGTCATCCTTCATACGCATAGTAACAAATACGGCGATGTTCACGACAATATTGGCGAAAATCCCTTCAACAAATTGAGTCAATGGTGTTTTTGCCAATTTAGCCACAGTAGCCTCGAAAAGGTAACTATGCTGGTCAATATGCTGATATGGTGAGGTTAGTGATAAGAGGAAGCAGACAAGTACTGCACCGACAAAGTTGAAGAAGATACAGGTTGCCAAGATTTTCAAAGCTGTTTTTGTAGGAATGACCTTGCGGTGAATGGCAGAAGTCATATACATCATGTTGGATGTACCAAGCTCAGCGTTCATGTATAAAATCATTACCAAGCACCAGCCGAACATGAGTCCATAGCTGAATTTTCCAAGACCATCAACGATATGGTTCAGTTTATCGGCTGTATAAACCGAAATGGCTAAACCAATCGCCAGATAAACACTTGCCATGATGGAGCGAACGGCATAAGCAAAATAATTATTTTCAATCAAGTCTGCTTTTTTCCTGATGCTTTTGTCGATATTATAAATTAGCGTGTCTTGTTGTGCTGCCATAATAATCCCCTTTTACTATATTTATTAAAACGTATTTGCGAAAGTTCTCACAATAAGAGAGTATAACAGAAAAAGTCTGAAAATGTAAGTGTTTTTCGGCAAAAAAACCAAGTAATCGCTACCAATTTGCAGATATTGAGGAAATGTTTACAGAAGTCCAGAAAGTTAGAGTTTTTTTGCCCATATAATATGAAAAGTATGAACTATCATTTTTAGGGTTCTGCTCTGCTATTTTTCTAGAAACTGTGCTACAATAAAGTTAGAAATAATCGGAAAAGAGGATAGACTATGTCAGAAGTAATCGCTTTTGGTTATGGACGTAATCGAGCGGAAATGCAGCTCAAACGTCTCAACCGTCACGGGATTATCGCAGGAGCTACTGGTACAGGAAAAACAGTGACATTGAAAGTTTTGGCAGAACAGCTGAGTGATGCTGGGATTCCCGTATTTTTATCGGATATTAAGGGAGATTTAAATAGTTTAGTGCAGGCTAATAGGAAGGAAATTGACCCTAGTCGCCTTGAAAAAACTCAGTACCTAGACTACACACCGACAAGTTATCCAGTTGAGTTGTGGGATGTTTTTGGAGAAAATGGTACACCGGTTCGCATGACTATTTCAGAATTAGGTCCTGTCTTGTTGACCCGTTTGTTGGGATTGAATGATACGCAAGAATCTATTCTTAATATCGTGTTCAGTGTGGCAGATGAGCGTGGTCTCTTGCTCATTGATTTGATGGACTTGAGGGCTATGCTCAATTTTGTGGCAGAGAATGCAGCAGAGCTGAGTCAGTATTATGGCAATATTCCTTCTCGTTCGATCGGTGCTATCTTGCGTAGTCTGGTCGTTCTAGAGCAACAGGGTGGAAAAATTTTCTTTGGCGAGCCTAGCCTAGAGATTGCAGACCTTATGCGAACAACCACAGATGGGCGAGGTGTGATAAATGTACTTCAAGCGACAGAACTCTTCAATCAACCAACTCTTTATTCCACAGTTTTGCTCAGTCTTTTATCAGAACTCTATGAGGTCCTCCCTGAAGTGGGCGACCTTGATAAGCCTAAGATGGTCTTTTTCTTTGATGAAGCCCATATACTCTTTAAAGATGCTCCTAAAGTTTTGCTCGAAAAAATTGAGTTAATTGTCCGCCTGATTCGCTCCAAAGGAGTTGGTATTTTCTTTGTTACACAGAATCCGACTGATATTCCAGATAGCGTGGCGTCTCAACTAGGGAATCGTATCCAGCATGGTCTACGAGCCTTTACTCCAAAAGAACTCAAGACGGTTACTACAGTCGCTGAAACCTTCCGTCAAGAAGGGAGCGAAAACCTAGCCAAGGTTATTCAAGAATTGGAGGTCGGCGAGGCTGTCGTTTCAACCCTTCAAACAGATGGAACACCAAGTTTTGCGGATCGGGTCATGATTTACCCACCAAAGAGTCAGCTGGGAACTGTGGAGTCTAGTCTTATCCTTTCAGCTATCAACAGTTCTTCTTTGATGGAAAAATACGCTGACGCAGTGAATCGGGAGTCAGCCCATGAGCAGATTTTGGCTATGACGCAGGAAAAAGAAGCCGAACTAATCAAAAAAGCTGAACAGGCCGAGGCAGAAAAACAAGCTGAAAAAGCTGCAAGAATGGAAGAAAAAGCTCAAAAAGAGACCTCTAAAACTGCTCAGAAAGCTAACCAATCAGTTGGTCGGAAAACAGATTCCATAATGGATCGCTTTGCTAAAAATTTAATGAGCCAAGTTGGACGAGAAGTTGGACGTGTGGTGACACGAGGCATTATGGGCATGTTAAAAGGAAAATAAGAAACTCAACGCCCTAGCAACTTGTTTGACTGGACATCAGTTTTCTGGTCTGATAGATCTTTGATTTTCATTGAATATATAGACAAACTGAGAACGAAACTCTCAGTTTGTTTTCAATCAAAGCTCTTGCCATTTTCATAAAAATTCGATAGGATGAGAAAAAAGAAATCACTAGTTAGCAAGGAGTTGTCATGACAAAGAGGGTACGGGCATTATTGGAACACTACCACCCCCAGCCTTTGGGAGAAAAATATACTTATGCAGTCTGTCTGCCCTTGGTTTGGACTGATGGGCAATGGCAGGTTCTTTATGAAATTCGTAGTGAGTTCATTTCCCAGCCAGGTGAAGTTTCTTTCCCTGGAGGAGGAATTGAAAGTGAAGAGACAGCCGAGATGGCTGCTATTCGTGAGTTAGTAGAGGAGCTTAATATTCATCACAGTCAAGTAGAGTTACTGGGAGAAATTGATTATCTGGTCTTGGCTGGCTCAACCATTCGTTGTTTTGTGGGGTGTCTACATCTAGATTGGCATACCATCCAGCCCAATGAAGAAGTAGAGCGACTTTTTACGGTTCCTTTGACTGCCCTGTTAGAGACAGATCCAGTTTACTATCAATTAGACTCAAAAGTTGTTCCTGATTGTAACTTTCCCTTTGAACGCCTGAGGGCTGGGATCGGTTATTCTTTCAGCCATCATAAGCGTTCTATTCCCTTTTACGAAAATCTTCCGGAGAATATCTGGGGCATGACCGCTCAGTTCACTCATCGCTTCGTTGAAATTCTCAGAAGTGAAGGACAGAGTGAGTGATTTTTCTTAGATTGGCAGGATGTTTCCTCGTCAAATAAAAAACTAAGTACCTTTTACGTATGAAGATAAGATATTAGATTGGTGAAACACATGAAATGAGTCTAATCTGAAAATTCTAGATTTAGAGGAACGGATAAAACAAATCGTTTATCATATCAGATTGTGGAATAGTATGGATTAATGTACGGATAGCATGAACAACTTGTAAAAGGGGAGATTGGGGCTAAAAAATATATTTAAAAAGCTCTCCTAGAATTCTCACCTTCCTGAACCGTGTAAAGGCAGGAATTTTAAATTGGTGTAGAAGAATTATGTCAAGCCCCGTCTAAAATAGACAGTGTAAAAAAGAATATTAGTTAGTAAGGTATGACTCCCTGAATTCCATAGGGGTCATACCTTTTAATATTTCTTGTGGTCTATCATAGTTATACCAGTCCATGTATTCTTTAATTTGTTGGCTGAGTTCATCTCTGTTA from Streptococcus ruminantium includes:
- a CDS encoding dihydroorotate oxidase is translated as MVSTATRLGGFDFDNCLMNAAGVWCMTREELAAVKDSAAGTFVTKTATLECRSGNPEPRYQNVPLGSINSMGLPNHGLAYYLDYLLELQEAEPEKRFILSLVGMSPDETHEILKRVQDSNFKGLIELNLSCPNVPGKPQIAYDFEMTEKLLYTVFTYFTKPLGIKLPPYFDIVHFDQAATIFNQFPLAFINCVNSIGNGLYIEDESVVIKPKNGFGGIGGEYIKPTALANVHAFYQRLRPNIQIVGTGGILTGRDAFEHILCGASMVQIGTTLQKEGIVAFERITAELQAIMTEKGYETIEDFRGKLQYID
- a CDS encoding ABC transporter ATP-binding protein, giving the protein MIQAEHLSKTYSVVDKEVGLKGSIKAFFKPKKKSIPAVQDISLQVKKGEIIGYIGSNGSGKSTTIKMLTGVLHPDQGQVYINGLNPQENRKTVNKQIGVLFGQKSHLDWNLPVQESFILHAKIYDVPDAVFKERLASLIELLDLADIMKQPVRNLSLGQRVRCEFAAIFIHQPAVVFLDEPTIGLDASVKETIRSFIRYMNQRYQTTFLITSHDMKDIESLCERIFIIDEGKKVYDGSLTALKERFSTVKTILFSTEKPVEKELKLEGLEFERKDDFHFEIRYQSKVWTSAQVIEQVFNHFVIEDVTMKELEIETMIRQIYEEGIHA
- a CDS encoding formate/nitrite transporter family protein; amino-acid sequence: MAAQQDTLIYNIDKSIRKKADLIENNYFAYAVRSIMASVYLAIGLAISVYTADKLNHIVDGLGKFSYGLMFGWCLVMILYMNAELGTSNMMYMTSAIHRKVIPTKTALKILATCIFFNFVGAVLVCFLLSLTSPYQHIDQHSYLFEATVAKLAKTPLTQFVEGIFANIVVNIAVFVTMRMKDDAGRVISLIFIIFIFAFLGFEHVIANFSTFSLAFFSNGGPVEGMNVLSILSNFLFSGLGNYAGGGLLIGLLYSWLSNKSKLYVD
- a CDS encoding ABC transporter permease gives rise to the protein MRKYFYLTRLMMMTALQYKAFFVASFVSLAVKILVALYVWKTIFFTQPEVNGFTLQTFTTYIIFANLLASLNSFSLGKELSYRILDGSIAGEFLRPYSFIVSLFFKDLGDKLLELFKFSFIFIGIVLIHQDFYLPDGRTILIFLLSSLLGMFIVQLLDMAFGFLAFFTVNAWGVMLLRNGLFNLASGALLPLSFYPQAVENILRFLPYNYAVNVPVSILLGKESNLTALGLQALWIPILFGFIALLWSQAKRRIVIFGG
- a CDS encoding DUF4097 family beta strand repeat-containing protein, with amino-acid sequence MKKKLTMAIIAGFVSLITGLILAGIGFFSGGITSLEKIATPKQIHQTYTNLHTLKLDFIHRDITIRESTDDNYHITYTNSKNHIFPSLKISEKDGVLTLTAKDRELSITGIMQFFGEHLASNRTDAQTVIIRVPKNKGLAKLEGNHYPYYYGSSPLTIENVHIKEVNLSARLHLNNVQMDGGTIDTSYVSVDQSKLKNISVSVSNSEESAKLSDTSLENVKIQGYQNLHVSNATLLGENIFTPTTNQALTVTNLDLTDKSLQDLNLNISTKTDMKSLAKHLGYHYNTEEELKDIVGNTSYFKEQAEHVGIFTKDKYEKLTVKQEGDKQTLTLEKKGSKNKLTLGATNATINLRTPN
- a CDS encoding phosphatidylglycerophosphatase A family protein → MTSDNLQNYSRDLLEERGIQLEDIATLVMHLQNKYISDLTLAECLENVEAVLAKREVQNAIMTGVEIDKLAEQGFISQPLQSILINDEGLYGIDEILGLSIVNLYGTIGFTNYGYLDKSKPGIIAKLNRKDSPHCHTFLNDIICAIAAAAASRIAHNDPEKSAITNQK
- a CDS encoding DUF1700 domain-containing protein; the encoded protein is MTRSEYMAQLEKYLKKLPHKEFQEAITFFNEYFDEAGPEKESAIIEELGSPKEAASELINNMLSRHIEGETKDSDKLIDSTKPNNHPIYVFVALAFTFLLSWFFLSSGSVLGIFGIFIGAICGAFYLGKNLQEFRAVKKTVWLAFLAILSLPIAIPATLLLGGALIFLIFLVLGFLIGGLALGIGLFIGGAYLIWEGFSLLSQDFNVFLMGFGSGLSLIGGSILLYILTGFFAYWSWWLVKACFKWILKRGKRA
- a CDS encoding helicase HerA-like domain-containing protein — encoded protein: MSEVIAFGYGRNRAEMQLKRLNRHGIIAGATGTGKTVTLKVLAEQLSDAGIPVFLSDIKGDLNSLVQANRKEIDPSRLEKTQYLDYTPTSYPVELWDVFGENGTPVRMTISELGPVLLTRLLGLNDTQESILNIVFSVADERGLLLIDLMDLRAMLNFVAENAAELSQYYGNIPSRSIGAILRSLVVLEQQGGKIFFGEPSLEIADLMRTTTDGRGVINVLQATELFNQPTLYSTVLLSLLSELYEVLPEVGDLDKPKMVFFFDEAHILFKDAPKVLLEKIELIVRLIRSKGVGIFFVTQNPTDIPDSVASQLGNRIQHGLRAFTPKELKTVTTVAETFRQEGSENLAKVIQELEVGEAVVSTLQTDGTPSFADRVMIYPPKSQLGTVESSLILSAINSSSLMEKYADAVNRESAHEQILAMTQEKEAELIKKAEQAEAEKQAEKAARMEEKAQKETSKTAQKANQSVGRKTDSIMDRFAKNLMSQVGREVGRVVTRGIMGMLKGK
- a CDS encoding ABC transporter permease, producing MKKYINLYFYNIKVFMMAQMSFRMDFFIGLFSSLIEQIVYLVFLNILFGNIKEIAGFNYGQMLFIYGIATAGRSIHLIFFDNLWLFGSRYIRKGEFERLLLMPVNPLFQLICERIQPQGIGTTLIGILALIQASNELSMEWSFWKLLLLIFITICIGLLYAAIQLGPTALAFWIVESFPLTMGIFSLNQMAQYPLNIYPRLIQFLLIFIFPYAFTAYLPALYFFDLSMWGLALPIVVALIFAINYKLFRYGMTKFTSVGN
- a CDS encoding NUDIX hydrolase, with the translated sequence MTKRVRALLEHYHPQPLGEKYTYAVCLPLVWTDGQWQVLYEIRSEFISQPGEVSFPGGGIESEETAEMAAIRELVEELNIHHSQVELLGEIDYLVLAGSTIRCFVGCLHLDWHTIQPNEEVERLFTVPLTALLETDPVYYQLDSKVVPDCNFPFERLRAGIGYSFSHHKRSIPFYENLPENIWGMTAQFTHRFVEILRSEGQSE
- a CDS encoding PadR family transcriptional regulator produces the protein MHFPVPAVLTEFLIMAILESDDSYGYEICQTIKLISNIKESALYPILKRLEQNDFLTTYSREYQGRMRKYYSLTQLGHEELIRLKDDWDTYTNTISGIIEGSIRHDKI